In Desulfofundulus kuznetsovii DSM 6115, the following are encoded in one genomic region:
- a CDS encoding APC family permease, translated as MGLKRVLTLRTVIATSAGLTLASSSFVAAVQVAGFLAGDTAWLAILTGGLLCLGAASCFSELNARLPSAAGIRLYFSRAFNDRLALTVSLLYMAVVMGVVGAESYVLASVLNAALPAIPPLVWIVAMFLVVTGMNIRGVKIAGTFQDLITYGLMGSLLVLAFIALGRVGFQLTAPLAPGGALAFINAVAVGVFLFVGFEWVTPLAEEVTHSRLVSRGMLLAVGLLSVVYALFTVAMSASCSREALVASPAPQMVFARTVLGPAGVFWMVVLSLAASITTFNAGLISVSRFIYASAREYVLPPVFSRLSMRFFTPWVAILTVFAAGVTISLVVLATHRYLVLVNLAAAMESVVYALAGLAVIRLRQKEPQAECPYRVKGGVFVPVITALVFAGLAVAVMFTDFYVSLYLLAGFAILWWYVHRVVPALKSKYQPRRPARRRRPVAEPADAGCKKT; from the coding sequence ATGGGTTTAAAACGGGTGCTCACCCTGCGTACCGTAATTGCAACCAGCGCTGGCCTCACCCTGGCCAGTTCCTCTTTTGTGGCCGCCGTGCAGGTGGCCGGTTTTCTGGCCGGGGATACCGCCTGGTTGGCCATTCTCACCGGCGGGCTGTTATGCCTGGGGGCTGCGTCCTGTTTTTCCGAACTAAACGCCCGCCTCCCCTCCGCCGCCGGCATCCGGCTGTATTTCTCCCGGGCCTTCAACGACCGGCTGGCCCTGACCGTTTCCCTGTTGTACATGGCGGTGGTGATGGGGGTGGTGGGGGCCGAGAGCTACGTGCTGGCTTCCGTCCTCAACGCGGCCCTGCCCGCCATACCCCCCCTCGTCTGGATTGTGGCCATGTTCCTGGTGGTCACGGGCATGAATATCCGGGGGGTTAAGATTGCCGGCACGTTTCAGGACCTGATCACCTACGGGCTCATGGGCTCCCTGCTGGTCCTCGCCTTTATCGCCCTGGGCAGGGTGGGGTTTCAGCTCACAGCACCCCTGGCCCCGGGCGGCGCTCTGGCCTTCATTAACGCCGTGGCGGTGGGGGTTTTTCTCTTTGTTGGTTTCGAGTGGGTTACGCCGCTGGCCGAGGAGGTCACCCACAGCCGCCTGGTGTCCCGGGGCATGCTTCTGGCGGTTGGATTGTTGAGCGTGGTTTATGCCCTTTTTACCGTGGCCATGAGCGCGTCATGCTCCCGGGAGGCACTGGTGGCCTCACCCGCCCCCCAGATGGTTTTTGCCCGCACCGTTTTGGGGCCGGCGGGAGTGTTCTGGATGGTGGTCTTGAGCCTTGCCGCTTCCATCACCACCTTTAATGCGGGTTTAATCAGCGTCTCCCGCTTTATTTACGCTTCCGCCCGGGAGTATGTCCTGCCGCCCGTCTTTTCCCGCCTGAGCATGCGCTTTTTTACACCCTGGGTGGCCATCCTCACCGTCTTTGCCGCCGGTGTGACCATATCTCTGGTGGTACTGGCAACCCACCGTTATCTGGTGCTGGTGAACCTGGCGGCTGCCATGGAGTCGGTGGTTTACGCCCTGGCGGGTCTGGCGGTGATCCGGTTGAGGCAGAAGGAACCGCAAGCTGAGTGTCCCTACCGGGTAAAGGGAGGGGTATTTGTTCCCGTTATCACCGCGCTGGTTTTTGCCGGGCTGGCCGTGGCGGTGATGTTCACGGACTTTTATGTGAGCCTGTACCTGCTGGCCGGTTTTGCCATCCTGTGGTGGTACGTCCACCGGGTGGTGCCAGCTTTGAAGAGCAAATACCAGCCCCGCCGGCCGGCCCGTCGCCGCCGCCCGGTGGCCGAACCGGCCGACGCCGGGTGCAAGAAAACCTAG
- a CDS encoding L,D-transpeptidase family protein — MFTLLLFLLYGTVPASGETRSFERCCCEQEQILQGPATWNAIGQTATRPTTGQQDRPPAKDVSILIDTTWRTLTVLFDGQPHRQYPVAVGKFETPTPLGDFRVVRKAMHWGTGFGSRWLGLDVPWGLYGIHGTNKPWAIGSYASHGCIRMHNRDVEELYPWVPVGAQVIIIGNPFTYREPPFRDLRRDFCGSDVMEVQRTLARLGLFKGRIDGTWRWDMEESVYRFRAMHNLSRDNVIDKPAYRALGF; from the coding sequence TTGTTTACTCTACTTTTATTCCTGCTTTACGGGACCGTGCCGGCCAGTGGGGAAACACGATCTTTTGAACGCTGCTGCTGCGAACAGGAACAAATCCTCCAGGGCCCGGCCACCTGGAACGCCATTGGCCAGACTGCCACCAGGCCAACCACCGGCCAGCAGGACAGGCCTCCGGCAAAGGATGTAAGCATTCTCATCGATACCACCTGGCGCACCCTAACGGTCTTATTCGACGGCCAGCCCCACCGCCAGTATCCCGTGGCCGTGGGCAAGTTCGAGACGCCCACACCCCTGGGCGACTTCCGGGTAGTGCGCAAGGCCATGCACTGGGGGACGGGCTTCGGCTCCCGCTGGCTGGGGCTGGACGTCCCCTGGGGACTATACGGCATCCACGGCACCAACAAGCCCTGGGCCATCGGCAGCTACGCCAGCCACGGGTGCATCCGCATGCACAACCGGGACGTGGAGGAACTGTATCCCTGGGTTCCCGTGGGGGCGCAGGTAATCATTATCGGCAACCCCTTTACCTACCGGGAGCCGCCTTTCCGGGACCTGCGCCGGGACTTCTGCGGCTCCGACGTCATGGAGGTCCAGCGGACGCTGGCCCGGCTGGGGCTGTTCAAAGGCAGGATTGACGGTACCTGGCGCTGGGACATGGAAGAAAGCGTTTACCGTTTCCGGGCCATGCACAACCTTTCCCGGGACAACGTGATCGACAAACCGGCCTACCGGGCACTGGGTTTTTAA
- a CDS encoding N-acetylmuramoyl-L-alanine amidase, with the protein MKKGKLCRVLSLGAVTCLTAGFLLLSGPGGSLAGGLQEVVFKVGEKNYYVNEKTLTMDASPFIAQGRTYVPLRYLALALNVAEKDILWDKNTKTVLLTKDGVELRLTVGSRTITVNGQAKDMDVAPVIRDGRSYLPARHVAEALGYRVEWNQQNRTVLLQPAVPTGGGTTKPGTLGQVVVQGDLVNVRSGPGLQHTVVTQVNRGDRLTVLGKVPDWYQVQLPGGGTGWIVAWYVREEGQVADPGDDPIPGGPVPGDENSRGVPGGRPQPGDDGNQGQDPGGIPGQQPQDPLPGNEGEQNQGPAVTRLDVTVAGKVTRVTVAAEGAMSYNVFKLTSPDRLVVDLTGVRPGNVPPEMSVNTETVNRLRVGWFSRSPDVTRLVFDLTGPVRYRASLSADGRTLEMQIYIPDPGDVLRDVVIAIDPGHGGPDPGAVGNGLKEKDITLRMAQRVAGLLSAKGARPLLTRNADYEVGLYERTDMANRAGAEIFVSIHINANINPAVQGTATYILSPAGGGDPSRREESRKLASYIQARLVQRLGLENDGVLEANFAVLRTSAMPAVLVEVAYITNPQEAALLIQDWFVEETAQGIVQGIMDYLSERWG; encoded by the coding sequence ATGAAGAAAGGGAAACTCTGTCGAGTGTTGTCCCTCGGGGCGGTTACCTGCCTGACCGCCGGTTTTTTGTTACTTTCCGGGCCGGGCGGTTCCCTGGCCGGTGGGCTACAGGAAGTTGTTTTTAAAGTGGGGGAAAAGAACTACTACGTAAATGAAAAAACTTTAACTATGGATGCCTCGCCCTTTATTGCCCAGGGGCGCACCTACGTGCCTTTACGTTACCTGGCATTGGCCCTGAATGTAGCTGAGAAGGATATCCTCTGGGATAAAAATACCAAGACCGTGTTGTTAACCAAAGACGGTGTTGAGTTAAGGCTTACGGTGGGCAGCAGGACCATAACGGTGAACGGGCAGGCAAAGGATATGGATGTGGCCCCGGTGATCAGGGACGGGCGCAGCTACCTGCCCGCCCGCCATGTGGCCGAGGCTTTAGGCTACCGGGTGGAATGGAACCAGCAAAACCGTACCGTGCTGCTCCAACCTGCTGTTCCAACGGGAGGCGGTACTACCAAGCCGGGTACCCTGGGTCAGGTGGTCGTCCAGGGCGATTTGGTAAATGTACGGAGCGGTCCCGGCTTGCAACATACGGTGGTGACCCAGGTAAACCGCGGGGATCGTCTGACGGTGTTGGGGAAGGTTCCCGACTGGTACCAGGTGCAACTGCCCGGTGGAGGAACGGGCTGGATTGTAGCCTGGTATGTCCGGGAGGAAGGCCAGGTTGCCGATCCGGGGGATGACCCCATTCCCGGGGGGCCGGTGCCGGGGGATGAAAATTCCCGGGGGGTACCCGGCGGGCGCCCCCAGCCGGGCGATGACGGCAATCAGGGCCAGGATCCGGGCGGCATACCGGGGCAACAACCGCAAGACCCCCTGCCGGGCAATGAAGGGGAACAGAACCAGGGTCCAGCCGTAACCAGGCTTGATGTTACCGTGGCGGGTAAGGTCACCCGGGTTACGGTAGCGGCTGAAGGAGCCATGAGTTACAATGTGTTCAAGTTGACTTCCCCCGACCGCCTGGTGGTGGATTTAACGGGTGTGCGCCCGGGCAATGTGCCGCCGGAAATGTCCGTAAACACAGAGACGGTGAACAGGTTGCGGGTGGGCTGGTTCAGCCGGTCCCCCGATGTTACCCGCCTGGTCTTTGACCTGACAGGGCCTGTGCGCTACCGGGCCAGCCTGTCCGCAGACGGGAGAACGCTGGAAATGCAAATTTATATCCCCGATCCCGGTGATGTTTTGCGGGATGTGGTTATTGCCATTGATCCCGGACACGGGGGTCCGGACCCCGGTGCCGTGGGCAACGGTTTAAAGGAAAAGGATATAACCTTGAGAATGGCCCAGCGGGTGGCCGGCTTGCTCTCGGCAAAGGGAGCCCGCCCCCTGCTTACCCGTAATGCCGATTATGAAGTGGGCCTGTACGAGCGGACGGACATGGCCAACCGGGCGGGAGCAGAAATATTTGTCAGCATTCATATTAACGCCAACATCAACCCCGCCGTCCAGGGTACGGCTACCTACATCCTCAGCCCTGCCGGAGGGGGAGATCCCAGCCGCCGGGAGGAAAGCCGCAAACTGGCCAGTTATATCCAGGCCCGGCTGGTACAAAGGCTCGGTTTGGAAAATGACGGGGTTTTGGAGGCCAATTTTGCCGTCCTGCGCACTTCGGCAATGCCCGCGGTGCTGGTGGAAGTAGCCTACATCACCAATCCCCAGGAGGCCGCCCTGTTGATCCAGGACTGGTTTGTGGAGGAGACCGCACAGGGCATAGTCCAGGGTATTATGGATTATTTAAGCGAGCGCTGGGGCTGA
- the murI gene encoding glutamate racemase → MSDPRPIGLFDSGVGGLTVSRQIFRLMPGESTVYFGDNAHVPYGPRKPEELIGFAESILTFLVSCGVKYVIFACNTNSSISLPVVRERYAVPMIGLIEPGVREAVRVSTGGRIGVIATEATIKSGAYQRALKALNPELAVFGQAAPRLVPLVEAGRAGTREALEAVSEYVQPLKQAGMDTLILGCTHYPFLEAEFREVLGPEVKLVDPAEATIMAAREEMSRLGLLNNPGGGPVQHRYFVSGDPRVFQEAARHFLGEDIPSVQQVKLD, encoded by the coding sequence TTGAGCGATCCCAGACCAATTGGTCTTTTTGATTCGGGAGTAGGGGGACTCACCGTTTCCCGGCAGATTTTTCGCCTGATGCCCGGGGAATCCACCGTTTATTTTGGAGACAACGCCCATGTACCCTACGGACCTCGCAAACCGGAAGAACTGATTGGGTTTGCCGAGAGCATCCTCACCTTCCTGGTGTCCTGCGGGGTGAAATACGTGATCTTTGCCTGCAACACCAACTCTTCCATTTCTCTGCCCGTGGTCAGGGAACGCTATGCGGTACCCATGATCGGCCTGATCGAGCCGGGGGTAAGGGAAGCGGTACGGGTGAGTACCGGGGGACGCATTGGGGTCATTGCCACGGAAGCCACCATCAAAAGCGGCGCTTACCAGCGGGCGTTGAAGGCTTTAAATCCGGAACTGGCGGTGTTCGGCCAGGCTGCCCCCCGCCTGGTACCCCTGGTGGAGGCGGGCCGGGCCGGTACCAGGGAGGCCCTGGAGGCGGTGTCCGAGTATGTGCAGCCATTAAAACAGGCCGGCATGGACACCCTCATTTTAGGTTGCACTCACTATCCGTTTCTGGAAGCCGAATTCCGGGAGGTGCTCGGCCCGGAGGTAAAACTGGTCGATCCCGCGGAAGCCACCATCATGGCCGCCCGGGAGGAGATGTCCCGGCTGGGGTTGTTAAACAATCCCGGCGGAGGGCCGGTGCAGCACCGTTATTTTGTCAGCGGTGATCCCCGGGTGTTTCAGGAGGCGGCCCGCCATTTTTTAGGGGAGGATATTCCATCCGTCCAGCAGGTGAAACTTGACTGA
- a CDS encoding 2-hydroxyacyl-CoA dehydratase family protein, whose protein sequence is MKSRRVGITTTVPVEVIYAAGCIPVDLNNVFITDPNPGGLVEEAELAGYPRNVCAWIKGLYSTALRHRDIRTLVAVTQGDCSNTHALMETLELIGVEVIPFAYPFDRDRDLLALQIEKLMDRFGVDWAAVNGARERLDQIRRKVWEIDRLTWQENLVSGWDNHLYQVNCSDFKGDPDAFEREVDEFLARLKGAGPRREKIRLAYIGVPPIMDDLYDYLEERGARVVYNETQRQFTLPFETEDLVERYRLYSYPYGIFYRLEDIVREVERRRVHGVIHYAQSFCFRQIEDLIVRQRLRLPILTLEGDKPNRLDARTRMRLDAFIEMLQ, encoded by the coding sequence GTGAAGTCCCGCCGGGTAGGCATTACCACCACCGTGCCCGTGGAGGTGATTTACGCCGCGGGTTGCATCCCGGTGGATTTAAACAACGTATTCATTACCGATCCCAACCCCGGGGGGTTGGTGGAGGAAGCGGAGCTGGCCGGCTACCCCCGCAATGTTTGCGCCTGGATCAAGGGGCTTTACAGCACTGCCCTGCGCCACCGGGATATCCGCACCCTGGTGGCGGTCACCCAGGGGGACTGCAGTAATACCCATGCCCTGATGGAAACTCTAGAATTAATTGGGGTGGAAGTGATTCCCTTTGCCTATCCCTTTGACCGGGACCGGGATCTCTTGGCCCTGCAGATTGAAAAACTCATGGACCGCTTTGGAGTGGACTGGGCCGCGGTGAACGGGGCCCGGGAGCGTTTGGATCAAATCCGGCGCAAAGTATGGGAGATCGACCGCCTCACCTGGCAGGAAAACCTGGTGAGCGGGTGGGACAACCATCTCTACCAGGTGAACTGCAGCGATTTTAAAGGGGACCCGGACGCTTTTGAGCGGGAAGTGGATGAATTTTTGGCCCGCCTGAAGGGGGCCGGGCCCCGCCGGGAAAAGATCCGCCTGGCTTACATAGGCGTGCCGCCGATCATGGACGATCTTTACGATTACCTGGAGGAGCGGGGTGCCCGGGTGGTTTATAACGAAACCCAGCGCCAGTTCACCCTGCCCTTTGAGACGGAGGATCTGGTGGAGCGCTACCGGTTGTACAGCTATCCCTACGGCATCTTTTACCGCCTGGAAGATATCGTCCGGGAAGTGGAAAGGCGCCGGGTGCACGGTGTCATCCACTACGCCCAGAGTTTTTGCTTCCGCCAGATTGAGGATCTCATCGTGAGGCAAAGGCTCAGGCTTCCCATCCTTACCCTGGAGGGGGACAAACCCAATCGTCTGGATGCCCGCACCCGCATGCGCCTGGATGCTTTCATTGAAATGTTGCAGTAA
- a CDS encoding acyl-CoA dehydratase activase — translation MYCGVDLGSRNVKVALMDEEGRLEFFKFDTVAFYREHGRLEEGQLAVDLSALLPAGTKPRVVVSTGYGRQTVALKGARVIPEIKAHVLGAVHLTGLSDFTLLDLGGQDSKVALVRGGRLIDFQTNDKCAASTGRYLENMAAVLNISLDELSRHHQNPVDLSSTCAIFGETELIGKVLEGHPIGSLAAGVNYTIFKRIRAMLLRLFSDTLVFTGGVAQNAALREILAKELGVRVVVPDHPQYTGAVGCCVEAKLGSEK, via the coding sequence TTGTACTGTGGCGTTGACCTGGGCAGCCGCAATGTGAAAGTTGCTCTTATGGACGAAGAAGGCCGCCTGGAATTTTTCAAATTCGATACCGTCGCTTTTTACCGGGAGCACGGCCGGCTGGAAGAAGGCCAGCTGGCGGTGGATTTATCCGCCCTGCTGCCCGCTGGAACCAAACCCCGGGTGGTGGTCAGTACCGGTTACGGCCGCCAGACCGTAGCCTTGAAGGGAGCCAGGGTGATTCCCGAGATCAAGGCCCACGTTCTGGGGGCGGTCCACCTTACCGGGTTGTCCGACTTCACCCTGCTGGACCTGGGCGGGCAGGACAGCAAGGTGGCCCTGGTGCGGGGCGGCCGGCTGATAGATTTCCAGACCAACGACAAATGCGCCGCCAGTACCGGGCGTTACCTGGAAAATATGGCGGCCGTGCTCAACATCAGCCTGGACGAGCTCAGCCGCCATCACCAGAACCCGGTGGATCTCAGTTCTACCTGTGCCATTTTCGGGGAAACGGAGCTAATCGGCAAGGTGTTGGAAGGCCACCCCATTGGTTCCCTGGCTGCCGGGGTGAATTACACCATCTTCAAACGCATCCGGGCCATGCTGCTGCGCCTTTTCAGCGACACCCTGGTTTTTACCGGCGGTGTGGCTCAGAACGCCGCTCTAAGGGAGATTTTAGCTAAAGAGCTGGGGGTGCGGGTGGTGGTTCCCGATCACCCCCAGTATACCGGGGCGGTGGGCTGCTGTGTGGAAGCCAAGTTGGGAAGTGAGAAGTGA
- a CDS encoding MBL fold metallo-hydrolase: MRITVLGCWAPYPAAGGACSGYLLQDGGGNILLDAGHGTFSRLVQFIHHCDLRAAVITHLHPDHYVDLHCLRHATAAGLREKHRWRKVQLFLPSEPVHIFEELSACTDAFDVVPIESLPEEEVPPGIKVRCGSVGPVRLFFLPARHNLPAYSVGVEGSGYFVYSGDSAPTEELAALAEEAGIFLCEASGLDKDAEFLRCRHMTARQAGTLARQARVKELIITHFYPEYDLAVLKAEAEAGFGGTVELAAEGDTYFLY, translated from the coding sequence ATGCGGATCACTGTTCTCGGTTGCTGGGCTCCTTATCCGGCCGCGGGGGGGGCCTGTTCCGGCTATCTCCTGCAGGACGGCGGGGGCAATATCCTGCTGGATGCCGGCCACGGAACTTTCAGCCGCCTGGTACAGTTCATCCATCATTGCGACCTGCGGGCGGCGGTGATTACCCACCTGCATCCCGACCACTATGTGGACCTGCACTGTTTGCGCCACGCCACCGCCGCCGGGCTGCGGGAAAAACACCGCTGGCGTAAAGTGCAGCTTTTTTTGCCCTCGGAACCGGTACATATTTTTGAAGAGCTGTCCGCCTGTACCGATGCCTTTGATGTGGTGCCCATCGAATCCCTGCCGGAAGAAGAGGTGCCCCCGGGAATAAAGGTGCGCTGCGGGTCCGTAGGTCCGGTGCGGCTCTTCTTTTTGCCGGCCCGCCACAACCTGCCCGCCTATTCGGTGGGGGTGGAGGGATCGGGCTATTTTGTATATTCCGGGGACAGCGCACCCACCGAAGAACTGGCCGCCCTGGCCGAGGAAGCGGGCATTTTCCTTTGCGAAGCCTCGGGCCTGGACAAGGACGCTGAATTCCTGCGCTGCCGGCACATGACCGCCCGGCAAGCGGGAACCCTGGCCCGGCAGGCCCGGGTGAAGGAACTGATCATCACGCACTTTTATCCTGAATACGATCTCGCCGTTTTAAAGGCCGAAGCCGAGGCTGGTTTTGGCGGAACGGTGGAACTGGCTGCCGAAGGGGATACGTATTTCCTGTATTAA
- the rph gene encoding ribonuclease PH — protein MERVDGRKPGQMRPVKITRHFNKYAEGSVLVEVGDTRVICTATVEDRVPPFRQDTGMGWVTAEYGMLPRATGVRTSRDLTRGKGRTQEIQRLIGRSLRSVVDLSALGERTVILDCDVIQADGGTRTASITGAFVALVDALAHLVGEGSLPYLPVKDFVAATSVGRVNGELVLDLCFAEDSAAEVDMNVVMTGEGRLVEVQGTGEEASFTREELNRMLDLAAEGIRLLVDYQKEVLGPALVSQIGPKGEMSNETGTGHTQSG, from the coding sequence ATGGAAAGGGTAGACGGGAGAAAACCCGGTCAGATGAGGCCGGTGAAGATTACCAGGCATTTTAACAAATATGCCGAGGGTTCGGTCCTGGTGGAGGTGGGCGATACCCGGGTTATTTGCACGGCCACGGTTGAGGACAGGGTGCCTCCCTTCCGCCAGGATACGGGTATGGGCTGGGTGACTGCCGAATACGGCATGCTGCCCCGGGCCACAGGCGTGCGTACCTCCCGCGACCTTACCCGCGGCAAGGGCCGCACCCAGGAAATCCAGCGGCTCATTGGGCGCTCCCTGCGCTCGGTGGTGGATTTGTCCGCCCTTGGAGAGCGGACCGTGATCCTGGACTGCGATGTGATCCAGGCCGACGGGGGTACCCGCACCGCTTCCATTACCGGTGCCTTTGTGGCCCTGGTGGATGCCCTGGCCCACCTGGTGGGAGAGGGGTCGCTCCCCTATCTGCCTGTGAAAGATTTTGTGGCCGCTACCAGTGTGGGCCGGGTAAACGGAGAACTGGTTCTTGACCTGTGCTTTGCCGAGGATTCGGCTGCCGAAGTGGACATGAATGTGGTGATGACCGGTGAAGGCCGCCTGGTGGAAGTCCAGGGTACCGGGGAGGAAGCTTCCTTTACCCGGGAGGAATTGAACCGGATGCTGGACCTGGCAGCGGAAGGCATCAGGCTGCTGGTGGATTATCAGAAGGAAGTCCTGGGCCCCGCCCTGGTCAGCCAAATTGGACCCAAAGGGGAAATGAGTAATGAAACTGGTACTGGCCACACGCAATCAGGGTAA
- a CDS encoding XTP/dITP diphosphatase, which yields MKLVLATRNQGKVRELSQLLSPLGYEVVSLDQYPGVPEIIEDGATFKDNAVKKATAVARYTGQLALADDSGLEVDYLGGAPGVHSARFAGEGHDDRANNEKLLRLLAGVPPEKRTARFRCVVAVATPEGRVFTAEGTCEGVIADKPRGEGGFGYDPLFYVPSCGKTFAELDPAVKNRISHRGRALALMREILAGLRHELDAG from the coding sequence ATGAAACTGGTACTGGCCACACGCAATCAGGGTAAGGTAAGGGAACTGAGCCAGCTGCTCTCCCCGCTGGGTTACGAGGTGGTTTCCCTGGATCAATATCCCGGTGTGCCGGAAATAATTGAGGACGGAGCCACGTTTAAAGACAATGCGGTGAAAAAGGCCACCGCGGTGGCCCGCTATACCGGCCAGCTGGCCCTGGCCGACGATTCGGGTCTGGAAGTGGATTATCTGGGGGGAGCGCCGGGGGTACACTCGGCCCGCTTTGCCGGTGAGGGGCATGACGACCGGGCCAACAATGAAAAGCTCTTAAGGCTTTTAGCCGGTGTTCCCCCCGAAAAGCGTACCGCCCGCTTTCGCTGTGTGGTGGCCGTGGCCACCCCGGAGGGGAGGGTTTTTACCGCGGAAGGAACCTGTGAGGGAGTGATTGCAGATAAACCCCGGGGTGAAGGAGGCTTTGGATACGATCCCCTCTTCTACGTACCCTCCTGCGGGAAAACCTTTGCCGAGCTGGACCCGGCGGTAAAAAACCGGATCAGTCATCGTGGCCGCGCCCTGGCCCTCATGCGGGAAATTCTGGCGGGTCTGCGCCATGAACTGGATGCAGGTTAA
- a CDS encoding metallophosphoesterase: MRVGVVSDTHGRVDRAIKLLNQLKPLDLLLHAGDYYRDGRLLAEALKVPVHAVAGNCDFETGGPEEEVLALEGKKVFLTHGHLYHVHFSLQKLLYRALELQADVVVFGHTHVRYCQEHEGILFFNPGSVYAPRGEHGPGCGLLVMEGREVKPGFGP, encoded by the coding sequence ATGCGCGTAGGTGTGGTTAGCGATACCCACGGAAGGGTGGACCGGGCTATCAAACTATTAAATCAGTTAAAACCACTGGATTTATTGCTCCATGCCGGAGATTATTACCGCGACGGCCGGCTGCTGGCGGAGGCGCTGAAAGTGCCCGTGCATGCCGTGGCCGGCAACTGCGATTTTGAAACGGGCGGCCCGGAGGAAGAGGTGCTGGCACTGGAGGGGAAAAAAGTATTTCTCACCCACGGCCATCTGTACCACGTGCATTTTTCCCTGCAGAAGCTCCTCTACCGGGCCCTGGAACTGCAGGCGGACGTGGTGGTTTTCGGGCATACCCACGTCCGCTACTGCCAGGAGCACGAAGGCATTTTGTTTTTCAACCCCGGCAGCGTTTACGCCCCCCGGGGGGAACACGGCCCGGGATGCGGCCTTCTGGTAATGGAGGGGCGGGAAGTTAAGCCGGGTTTTGGACCCTAA
- a CDS encoding DUF47 domain-containing protein — MILKRKHDIFFEHFLLIAENIREAARLFRENVELLENTEAYAENIKLLEDRGDEYTHTIFKALNQTFITPLEREDIMLLTVKLDDVLDGMEACADLLDIYRIKEPDPYMRLFARIVENCTEEIVAAVQLLAAKKLHDIRRHTFRINDLEKEADQLYRESLQVLFDENSDLKKIIQFKEIYAMMESILDCCEDVANALEGIIMRS; from the coding sequence ATGATTCTAAAACGCAAGCACGATATTTTTTTCGAACATTTCCTCCTGATTGCGGAAAACATCAGGGAGGCGGCCAGGCTTTTCCGGGAAAACGTTGAGCTTCTGGAGAACACCGAAGCTTACGCGGAAAACATTAAGCTTTTGGAAGACCGGGGTGACGAGTATACCCACACCATTTTCAAAGCGTTAAACCAGACCTTCATTACCCCGCTGGAACGGGAAGACATTATGCTGCTGACGGTAAAGCTGGATGACGTGCTGGACGGCATGGAAGCCTGCGCCGACCTGCTGGACATATACCGCATTAAAGAACCGGACCCGTACATGCGCCTTTTTGCCCGGATAGTGGAAAACTGCACGGAAGAGATTGTTGCAGCAGTGCAGTTGCTGGCTGCTAAAAAGCTCCACGATATACGCCGGCATACGTTTAGAATAAACGACCTGGAAAAAGAAGCAGACCAGCTTTACCGGGAAAGTTTGCAGGTCCTTTTTGACGAAAATAGTGATCTGAAAAAGATCATTCAGTTCAAGGAAATTTACGCCATGATGGAATCTATTCTGGATTGTTGCGAAGACGTGGCCAACGCGCTGGAAGGCATCATCATGCGCAGCTAA